A part of Camelus bactrianus isolate YW-2024 breed Bactrian camel chromosome 7, ASM4877302v1, whole genome shotgun sequence genomic DNA contains:
- the NEUROD6 gene encoding neurogenic differentiation factor 6, with amino-acid sequence MLTLPFDESVVMPESQMCRKFSRECEDQKQIKKPESFSKQIVLRGKSIKRAPGEETEKEEEEEDREEEDENGLPRRRGLRKKKTTKLRLERVKFRRQEANARERNRMHGLNDALDNLRKVVPCYSKTQKLSKIETLRLAKNYIWALSEILRIGKRPDLLTFVQNLCKGLSQPTTNLVAGCLQLNARSFLMGQGGEAAHHTRSPYSTFYPPYHSPELTTPPGHGTLDNSKSMKPYNYCSAYESFYESTSPECASPQFEGPLSPPLINYNGIFSLKQEETLDYGKNYNYGMHYCAVPPRGPLGQGAMFRLPTDSHFPYDLHLRSQSLTMQDELNAVFHN; translated from the coding sequence ATGTTAACACTACCGTTTGATGAGTCTGTTGTAATGCCAGAATCCCAGATGTGCAGAAAGTTTTCTAGAGAATGCGAGGACCAGAAGCAAATTAAGAAACCAGAAAGCTTTTCCAAACAGATTGTCCTTCGAGGAAAAAGCATCAAAAGGGCCCCTggagaagagactgagaaagaagaagaggaggaagacagggaagaggaagatgaaaaTGGGTTGCCCAGAAGGAGGggtcttaggaaaaaaaagacgACCAAGCTCCGACTGGAGAGGGTCAAGTTCAGGAGACAGGAAGCTAACGCGCGCGAGAGGAACAGGATGCACGGCCTCAATGACGCTCTGGACAATTTAAGAAAAGTGGTCCCCTGTTATTCTAAAACCCAAAAACTGTCCAAAATAGAAACTTTACGACTGGCCAAAAACTACATCTGGGCACTTTCTGAAATCCTGAGAATCGGCAAGAGACCTGATCTGCTCACTTTCGTCCAAAACTTATGCAAAGGTCTTTCTCAGCCAACTACAAACTTGGTGGCAGGCTGCTTGCAGCTCAATGCCAGGAGTTTCCTGATGGGTCAGGGCGGGGAGGCTGCGCACCACACAAGGTCACCCTACTCTACCTTCTACCCACCCTACCACAGCCCTGAGCTCACCACTCCCCCAGGGCATGGAACTCTTGATAATTCCAAGTCCATGAAACCCTACAATTATTGCAGTGCATATGAATCCTTCTATGAGAGCACCTCCCCTGAGTGTGCCAGCCCTCAGTTTGAAGGTCCCTTAAGTCCTCCCCTAATTAACTATAATGGGATATTTTCCCTGAAGCAAGAAGAAACCTTGGACTATGGCAAAAATTACAATTACGGCATGCATTACTGTGCAGTGCCACCCAGGGGTCCCCTTGGGCAGGGTGCCATGTTCAGGTTGCCCACCGACAGCCACTTCCCTTACGACTTACATCTGCGCAGCCAATCTCTCACCATGCAAGATGAATTAAATGCAGTTTTTCATAAttaa